Proteins co-encoded in one Brassica rapa cultivar Chiifu-401-42 chromosome A02, CAAS_Brap_v3.01, whole genome shotgun sequence genomic window:
- the LOC103854750 gene encoding B3 domain-containing protein At5g25470-like: MTLNGVLDLLQENVKKPRFCKSLPLGENWKSKSMRIIPEEFVRSAHGAFEHRLVFSVSWGNSWQVWLQRDKNGLFMEEEDWDEFVDDNLLCPNDILLFTHEDTMFTEVRIYKKDYRFFKQVITAPLPPQVLNPKPNAPSSAPPGFAPFASASASRARQSSSPVQNPEQYLVNPQNPYFVKTLSKKIDVLYVNQEVIQRYGLKFGPHLSPVHYLLPGEKHEAVIKIYRNAPCFNRWAAICKKYNKKEGDSVVCELERSGGVVTAVRVHFVDE, encoded by the exons ATGACGCTCAATGGCGTTTTAGATTTGCTCCAAGAGAATGTGAAGAAGCCTCGCTTCTGCAAGTCTCTGCCTTTGGGAGAAAACTGGAAGTCTAAATCAATG AGGATTATTCCTGAAGAGTTTGTGAGAAGCGCTCATGGTGCTTTTGAGCACAGGCTGGTGTTCAGTGTTTCTTGGGGAAATTCGTGGCAAGTCTGGCTCCAACGAGACAAGAACGGTCTGTtcatggaagaagaagactgggacgagtttgtggatgacaactTGTTATGCCCTAACGATATCTTGCTCTTCACACATGAGGACACAATGTTTACTGAAGTGAGAATCTATAAAAAAGATTATCGCTTCTTCAAACAGGTCATCACAGCACCTCTTCCACCTCAAGTGCTTAACCCTAAGCCAAACGCCCCTTCCTCTGCACCTCCTGGCTTTGCTCCCTTTGCTTCTGCCTCGG CAAGTAGAGCGAGACAGAGCTCTTCTCCTGTCCAAAACCCTGAGCAGTACCTCGTAAACCCCCAAAACCCCTACTTTGTGAAGACACTGTCCAAAAAGATCGATGTTCTG TATGTGAACCAAGAGGTGATTCAGAGGTATGGCTTGAAGTTTGGTCCCCATCTGTCACCCGTTCATTACCTTCTTCCCGGAGAAAAACACGAGGCTGTGATTAAGATCTACCGCAACGCCCCTTGTTTCAATCGCTGGGCAGCCATATGTAAGAAGTACAACAAGAAAGAAGGAGACAGTGTTGTTTGTGAGCTTGAACGCTCAGGTGGTGTGGTTACTGCTGTTAGAGTGCATTTCGTTGATGAATGA
- the LOC103854748 gene encoding uncharacterized RNA-binding protein C17H9.04c-like, whose amino-acid sequence MNRPGDWNCLSCSHLNFQRRESCQRCREPRPRSITDLVSGFASRPISNAFAFNTGPDVRPGDWYCNLGNCGTHNFASRSSCFKCGAAKDESSRSAAALATGFMDLSDGPRRGLFGFGSTSSGGGGGMGRSSWKSGDWICPRSGCNEHNFASRSECFRCNAPKEPAPNPPY is encoded by the exons ATGAATAGGCCAGGAGACTGGAACTGCCTATCGTGTAGCCACCTCAACTTCCAAAGAAGGGAGTCATGCCAACGATGCAGAGAGCCCAGACCGAGAAGCATTACCGACTTAGTCAGCGGTTTCGCAAGCCGCCCGATCAGCAACGCTTTTGCTTTCAATACCGGGCCTGACGTGAGACCCGGTGATTGGTACTGCAACCTTGGAAATTGCGGGACTCACAATTTTGCAAGCAGGTCCAGCTGTTTCAAGTGTGGTGCCGCAAAAGATGAGTCTTCACGCTCGGCTGCCGCTCTAGCCACCGGGTTTATGGACTTGAGTGATGGTCCAAGACGTGGCCTTTTTGGATTTGGTAGCACTAGTAGTGGTGGTGGCGGAGGCATGGGCCGCTCTTCTTGGAAATCTGGAGATTGGATTTGCCCcag GTCAGGCTGCAATGAACATAACTTCGCAAGCAGATCAGAGTGTTTCAGGTGCAACGCCCCCAAGGAACCTGCCCCCAATCCTCCCTACTAG
- the LOC103854752 gene encoding cytochrome b-c1 complex subunit 7-2, translated as MASSFLQRLVDPKKNFLARLHMKSVSNRLREYGLRYDDLYDPMYDLDIKEALNRLPREVVDARNQRLKRAMDLSMKHEYLPDDLQAVQTPFRSYLQEMLALVKRERAEREALGALPLYQRTIP; from the exons ATGGCGTCTTCGTTTCTCCAGAGATTAGTAGATCCGAAGAAGAACTTCTTGGCTCGTCTTCATATGAAGTCCGTCTCTAACCGCCTCCGCGAATACG GGCTTAGATACGACGATCTCTACGACCCTATGTACGATCTAGACATTAAGGAAGCGCTTAACCGGTTGCCTAGAGAGGTCGTTGATGCTCGGAACCAGCGCCTTAAGCGTGCGATGGACCTCTCCATGAAGCACGAGTACCTCCCAGATGATCTCCAG GCAGTGCAGACACCATTCAGGAGCTACCTCCAAGAAATGCTGGCTCTT GTAAAGCGGGAGAGAGCTGAGAGAGAGGCTTTGGGAGCTCTACCTCTCTACCAGAGAACCATTCCTTAA
- the LOC103854756 gene encoding probable sugar phosphate/phosphate translocator At5g25400: MGKGGSLSEGVIKNIVLSYTYVAIWIFLSFTVIVYNKYILDKKMYDWPFPISLTMIHMSFCSTLAFLLIKVFNFVEPVSMSRDTYLRSVVPIGALYSLSLWLSNSAYIYLSVSFIQMLKALMPVAVYSIGVLFKKEGFKSETMVNMLSISFGVAIAAYGEARFDVWGVVLQLGAVAFEATRLVLIQILLTSKGITLNPITSLYYVAPCCLGFLFIPWIVVEFPVLRETSSFHFDYVIFGTNSFCAFALNLAVFLLVGKTSALTMNVAGVVKDWLLIAFSWSVIKDTVTPINLFGYGIAFLGVAYYNHAKLQALKAKEAQKSAQQIDEESGRLLEEKEGGRKIEPED; this comes from the coding sequence ATGGGTAAAGGCGGATCACTAAGCGAAGGCGTGATCAAGAACATCGTCCTCTCCTACACATACGTAGCGATATGGATCTTCCTCAGCTTCACCGTCATCGTCTACAACAAATACATCCTCGACAAGAAAATGTACGACTGGCCTTTCCCTATCTCCCTCACCATGATCCACATGTCCTTTTGCTCAACCCTAGCTTTCCTCCTCATCAAGGTCTTCAACTTCGTCGAGCCTGTCTCCATGTCACGTGACACTTACCTTAGATCCGTTGTTCCCATCGGCGCGTTGTACTCACTCTCCCTCTGGCTCTCAAACTCCGCTTACATTTACCTTTCCGTCTCCTTCATCCAAATGCTCAAAGCCCTCATGCCCGTCGCGGTTTACTCCATCGGTGTCTTGTTCAAGAAGGAAGGTTTTAAGTCGGAGACTATGGTTAACATGTTATCCATCTCCTTTGGTGTCGCAATCGCTGCTTACGGTGAAGCTAGGTTTGATGTGTGGGGTGTGGTTCTTCAGCTAGGTGCGGTTGCGTTCGAGGCGACAAGATTGGTTTTGATTCAGATCTTGCTTACCTCTAAAGGAATCACGTTGAATCCTATCACTTCTCTTTACTACGTTGCACCATGCTGCTTAGGGTTCTTGTTTATCCCTTGGATTGTTGTGGAGTTTCCTGTTCTTAGAGAGACCTCTAGCTTCCATTTTGATTACGTTATTTTCGGGACGAATTCGTTCTGTGCGTTTGCTTTAAATCTTGCTGTGTTCCTTTTGGTGGGGAAGACGTCTGCTTTGACCATGAATGTTGCTGGTGTGGTTAAGGACTGGTTATTGATCGCATTCTCATGGTCGGTTATTAAGGACACTGTGACTCCTATTAATCTTTTTGGTTATGGGATTGCCTTCTTGGGCGTTGCGTACTACAATCACGCTAAGTTACAAGCGTTGAAAGCTAAAGAGGCTCAGAAGAGTGCTCAGCAGATCGATGAGGAGAGTGGTCGGCTTTTGGAAGAGAAGGAAGGTGGGAGGAAGATTGAGCCAGAGGACTGA
- the LOC103854751 gene encoding uncharacterized protein LOC103854751 → MGGVTVVSLFLLLITTANSAGVSFRDGMLPNGDFELGPKPSDMKGTEVLNKMAIPNWEVTGFVEYISSGHTQGDMLLVVPAGKFAVRLGNEASIKQRLKVVKGMYYSLTFSAARTCAQDERLNISVAPDSGVIPVQTVYSSSGWDLYSWAFQAESEIAEIVIHNPGEEEDPACGPLIDGIAMKALYPPRPTNKNILKNGGFEEGPLVLPGSTTGVLIPPFIEDDHSPLPGWMVESLKAVKYVDTEHFSIPQGRRAIELVAGKESAIAQVARTIIGKTYVLSFAVGDANNACKGSMVVEAFAGRDTLKVPYESRGTGGFKRASIRFVAVSTRTRVMFYSTFYAMRSDDFSSLCGPVIDDVKLISARK, encoded by the exons ATGGGAGGCGTCACCGTCGTGtctctcttccttcttctcATCACCACCGCCAATTCTGCCGGTGTCTCCTTCCGTGACG GGATGTTACCAAACGGCGACTTCGAACTAGGACCAAAACCATCGGACATGAAAGGAACCGAAGTCTTGAACAAGATGGCAATCCCGAATTGGGAAGTCACAGGCTTCGTCGAGTACATAAGCTCAGGACACACACAAGGAGACATGCTTCTCGTTGTCCCCGCCGGAAAATTCGCAGTCAGGCTAGGAAACGAAGCATCCATCAAGCAAAGACTCAAAGTGGTGAAAGGAATGTATTACTCGCTCACTTTCAGCGCTGCTAGGACGTGTGCTCAGGACGAAAGGCTCAACATCTCTGTGGCACCTGACTCGGGGGTGATTCCAGTGCAGACGGTGTATAGTAGCAGTGGATGGGATCTATACTCTTGGGCGTTTCAGGCTGAGAGTGAGATCGCAGAGATAGTGATTCATAATCCAGGTGAAGAAGAGGATCCAGCTTGTGGACCACTCATTGATGGTATTGCCATGAAAGCTCTTTACCCTCCTCGACCAACCAACA AAAACATTTTGAAAAACGGAGGATTTGAAGAAGGTCCATTAGTCCTACCAGGCTCGACCACAGGAGTTTTAATCCCACCGTTCATAGAAGACGACCACTCTCCCCTACCCGGTTGGATGGTCGAGTCTCTCAAAGCCGTCAAGTACGTAGACACAGAACACTTCTCAATCCCACAAGGTCGCCGAGCCATTGAGCTAGTAGCAGGCAAAGAGAGCGCCATCGCCCAAGTTGCTCGGACCATCATTGGGAAGACTTATGTCCTCTCATTTGCGGTAGGAGACGCTAACAACGCTTGCAAAGGCTCAATGGTGGTTGAAGCTTTTGCAGGGAGAGATACGCTTAAGGTACCTTACGAGTCACGTGGCACGGGAGGGTTTAAACGAGCTTCGATCAGGTTTGTAGCGGTTTCGACCAGAACCAGAGTTATGTTTTACAGTACTTTCTATGCTATGAGGAGCGATGATTTCTCGTCTCTATGTGGGCCTGTGATTGACGATGTCAAGCTTATAAGCGCTCGTAAGTAG
- the LOC103854744 gene encoding polyadenylate-binding protein-interacting protein 6, which translates to MKPGGSGLNPNAAAYVPISKRDGDSAKPAASEKQMSDEDLEMDVDIEFLLATFSDLSYESISDVYLANNGDLDATIEMLTQLEIFSNEAEEYLPDTLDIGDVPETIKPSTSSAPKQTNASASTSSRAPNAPSS; encoded by the exons ATGAAGCCAGGAGGATCAGGATTGAATCCGAACGCAGCAGCTTACGTACCAATCTCCAAAAGAGACGGTGATTCTGCAAAGCCTGCTGCATCTGAGAAGCAGATGAGTGATGAGGATTTGGAGATGGACGTGGACATTGAGTTCCTTTTAGCCACGTTCTCTGACTTGTCATATGAGTCTATCAGTGATGTGTACTTGGCTAACAATGGTGATCTGGATGCTACTATCGAAATGCTGACTCAGCTCGAG ATTTTCAGTAATGAAGCTGAGGAATACCTTCCAGACACACTTGACATTGGTGATGTACCTGAAACCATCAAGCCTTCTACTTCATCAGCTCCAAAGCAGACGAATGCAAGTGCATCAACATCCTCCCGTGCCCCAAACGCTCCCTCTTCCTGA
- the LOC103854745 gene encoding dnaJ homolog subfamily B member 4 — MGLDYYTILKVDKNATEDDLKKSYRKLAMKWHPDKNPTTKTEAEAKFKQISEAYEVLSDPQKRAVYDQYGEEGLSGMPPPGSTGNNGRAGGFNPRDAEDIFAEFFGSSPFGFGSAGGGPGRSTRFQSDGGGMFGGNNGSENMFRTYSDGTVPKKPPPVESKLPCSLEELYTGSTRKMKISRTIVDANGRQAQETEVLTIVVKPGWKKGTKVKFPDKGNEQVNQLPADLVFVIDEKPHDLFKRDGNDLITSAKVTLAEAIGGTTVSIKTLDGRNLPVGVTEIVSPGYELVVPGEGMPIAKEKGNRGDLKIKFDVQFPTRLSTDQKSALKRVLVG, encoded by the exons atggGTTTGGATTATTACACCATATTGAAGGTTGACAAGAATGCAACGGAGGATGATCTCAAGAAATCTTACAGAAAATTGGCTATGAAATGGCATCCTGATAAAAACCCTACCACCAAAACCGAAGCTGAAGCCAAATTCAAACAGATCTCCGAGGCTTATGAG GTTCTGAGTGATCCTCAGAAGCGAGCAGTATATGATCAATACGGTGAAGAAGGGCTAAGCGGTATGCCGCCTCCCGGGAGCACAGGAAACAACGGAAGAGCAGGCGGTTTCAACCCTAGAGATGCAGAAGACATATTCGCAGAGTTCTTTGGAAGCAGTCCATTTGGTTTTGGATCAGCTGGTGGTGGTCCTGGAAGGTCGACAAGATTCCAATCAGACGGAGGAGGAATGTTCGGCGGAAACAACGGTAGTGAGAACATGTTCAGAACTTACAGCGATGGCACTGTCCCTAAGAAACCTCCACCTGTTGAGAGCAAGTTGCCTTGTAGCCTTGAAGAGTTGTACACTGGATCGACAAGGAAAATGAAGATCTCTAGAACCATTGTTGACGCTAACGG GAGACAGGCGCAAGAGACAGAGGTTCTAACCATTGTTGTGAAACCGGGATGGAAGAAAGGGACCAAGGTCAAGTTTCCAGACAAAGGAAACGAGCAAGTGAACCAGTTACCAGCTGATTTGGTGTTTGTGATAGACGAGAAGCCGCACGATTTGTTCAAGAGAGATGGGAATGATCTCATCACAAGCGCGAAAGTGACGCTTGCGGAAGCTATAGGAGGAACAACTGTGAGTATCAAGACGCTTGATGGGAGGAATCTACCCGTTGGTGTCACGGAGATAGTCAGTCCAGGGTATGAGCTTGTGGTTCCTGGAGAAGGGATGCCGATAGctaaggaaaaaggaaacagAGGTGATTTAAAGATTAAGTTTGATGTTCAGTTTCCGACAAGGTTGTCAACGGACCAGAAGTCTGCACTCAAAAGGGTCTTAGTGGGTTGA
- the LOC103854747 gene encoding uncharacterized protein LOC103854747: MLGTVRANPTRFLRSIHVDSYKETLPYEWYSKKLPLLTKLTRSLTDVDLVDGKLEDINGVIIYNDHIKQKMQAFKTLARIFIGSPPLQQKLKGHKRFNTETEREPFVVNSLTKVCNFLDITAQQRKLVRSTVCSQVTQYRIWRGALEDILNALQEEVEHSETTRQGTKLGQQVILSCLKFLSESSVSFEDETSTSWMRPVPGRYAKANASAKWEDVLDMVNDLRRYLEEHDFYHMEKLLSMKEGLLQIKDVFLDNTIGFREVRHQEHLVYRKLSKMLGSPSPCLFTLLVYFLYGRVRDIEVDLCGGFHKEEKSGVFSLSIGRVLTSGDEKMLGRGIKQLDRALGLFEFVWETAGMKESINLQGHLWCLGAEERTITYRGKTFFLHDLSV, encoded by the coding sequence ATGTTGGGTACTGTAAGGGCTAACCCAACTCGCTTCCTCCGTTCAATCCATGTTGATTCCTACAAAGAAACATTACCTTATGAATGGTACTCAAAGAAACTCCCACTTCTTACCAAACTCACCCGTTCACTGACAGACGTCGACTTAGTAGACGGCAAGCTCGAGGACATCAACGGCGTCATCATCTATAATGATCACATCAAACAGAAGATGCAAGCCTTCAAGACTCTAGCTAGAATCTTCATTGGGTCTCCTCCACTTCAACAGAAGCTCAAAGGACATAAACGCTTCAACACCGAAACCGAAAGAGAGCCGTTCGTGGTGAACTCATTAACCAAAGTCTGCAACTTTCTCGACATCACGGCCCAACAGAGGAAGCTAGTGAGGTCCACGGTGTGTTCGCAGGTGACCCAGTACCGTATCTGGAGAGGCGCTCTCGAAGATATACTGAACGCTCTCCAAGAAGAAGTTGAACATAGCGAGACAACAAGGCAAGGGACGAAGTTAGGACAGCAAGTGATCTTGTCCTGCCTCAAGTTCTTGTCTGAATCATCGGTCTCGTTCGAAGACGAGACCTCGACTTCTTGGATGCGTCCCGTGCCAGGTAGATACGCTAAAGCAAACGCTTCTGCGAAGTGGGAAGATGTTCTCGACATGGTGAATGATCTGAGAAGGTACCTCGAAGAGCATGACTTTTACCATATGGAGAAGCTTTTGTCGATGAAAGAAGGGCTTCTACAGATCAAAGACGTGTTTCTAGACAACACTATTGGGTTCAGAGAGGTTAGGCATCAAGAACACCTTGTCTACAGAAAGCTTTCGAAGATGCTGGGGAGTCCTTCGCCGTGTTTGTTCACTCTGCTCGTGTATTTTCTCTATGGGCGTGTGCGTGACATTGAAGTTGATCTCTGTGGAGGGTTTCACAAGGAGGAGAAGAGTGGGGTTTTTAGCTTAAGCATAGGGAGGGTATTGACCTCAGGGGATGAGAAGATGCTGGGGAGAGGGATCAAGCAGTTGGATAGAGCCTTGGGGTTGTTTGAATTTGTGTGGGAAACGGCGGGAATGAAAGAGAGTATTAACCTGCAAGGGCATTTGTGGTGCCTTGGAGCTGAAGAAAGAACCATAACATACCGTGGGAAAACGTTCTTCCTTCATGACCTTAGTGTATGA
- the LOC103854746 gene encoding serine/threonine protein phosphatase 2A 57 kDa regulatory subunit B' kappa isoform, with amino-acid sequence MAMFKQFLSKLPRKSSSKPDSTSDPSGSSVVRSNSVKRMSSAVFPSSVVAGIEPLVPFKDVPTSEKLNLFVSKLSLCCVTFDFSDQTKNSLEKDVKRQTLLELLDFVSSSSSVRFTEPAILAMCKMSAVNLFRVFPPSYRERNDSDDNDPTFEPAWPHLQIVYDLLLKFITSPCLDAKLAKKYLDHGFILRLLELFDSEDPRERECLKTILHRVYGKFMVHRPFIRKAMSNIFSSFVFEAEKRGGGGGIAELLEIFGSIVSGFALPLKEEHKIFLWRVLIPLHKAKSVGGYFHQLSYCVTQFIDKEPKLGSVVIKGLLKFWPVTNSQKEVMFLGEVEEIVEVMSLVEFQKVMVPLFLRIAACVNSCHFQVSERALFLWNNDQIVNLIAQNRQAILPIMFAALAKNAESHWNQSVLNLTLNVRKMFCEMDEALFMSCHTRFQEDEAEQCSAEEKRKETWARLEKAASMKPVTGKTAVLVTPLATSIAC; translated from the exons ATGGCTATGTTCAAGCAGTTCCTCAGCAAGCTTCCTCGGAAGTCGTCCTCAAAACCCGACTCCACCTCGGATCCATCCGGATCCAGCGTCGTCAGATCCAACTCCGTCAAACGCATGTCCTCCGCCGTCTTCCCCTCCAGCGTCGTCGCCGGAATCGAGCCTTTGGTCCCCTTCAAAGACGTCCCGACCTCCGAGAAGCTAAACCTCTTCGTCTCCAAACTCAGCCTCTGCTGCGTAACCTTCGACTTCTCCGACCAAACCAAGAACTCACTCGAGAAAGACGTCAAAAGACAGACTCTCCTCGAGCTCCTCGACTTcgtatcctcctcctcctccgttaGGTTCACCGAGCCAGCCATCCTCGCGATGTGCAAGATGTCAGCCGTTAATCTCTTCAGAGTATTCCCTCCTAGTTACCGAGAGAGAAACGATAGTGATGATAATGATCCCACGTTCGAACCTGCTTGGCCTCACCTGCAGATCGTTTACGATCTGCTGCTTAAGTTCATTACGTCTCCTTGCCTAGACGCTAAGTTAGCTAAAAAGTATCTAGACCACGGGTTTATACTAAGGCTCCTCGAGTTGTTCGACTCCGAGGATCCGAGAGAAAGAGAATGTTTAAAGACAATCCTCCATCGCGTCTACGGGAAGTTCATGGTTCACAGACCTTTTATCCGCAAAGCAATGAGCAACATCTTCTCCAGCTTCGTCTTCGAAGCCGAGAAGCGCGGCGGCGGGGGAGGAATCGCCGAGCTTCTCGAGATTTTCGGGAGCATTGTGAGCGGTTTCGCTTTGCCTCTCAAAGAGGAGCATAAGATCTTCCTGTGGAGGGTGTTGATTCCGTTGCACAAGGCTAAATCCGTTGGGGGGTACTTTCACCAGCTGTCGTATTGTGTGACTCAGTTTATTGACAAGGAGCCGAAGCTTGGGAGCGTTGTGATCAAAGGGTTGTTGAAGTTTTGGCCTGTGACGAATAGTCAGAAGGAGGTTATGTTTCTTGGGGAGGTTGAGGAGATTGTGGAGGTGATGAGTTTGGTGGAGTTTCAGAAGGTGATGGTTCCTTTGTTCTTGAGGATTGCTGCTTGTGTCAACAGTTGTCACTTTCAG GTTTCTGAGAGAGCTTTGTTCTTGTGGAACAACGATCAGATTGTGAATTTGATTGCACAGAACAGGCAAGCCATCTTACCGATCATGTTCGCTGCCTTGGCGAAGAACGCTGAGAGCCACTGGAACCAGTCCGTGCTGAACTTAACTCTAAACGTGAGGAAAATGTTTTGTGAGATGGACGAGGCTTTGTTCATGTCTTGCCACACGAGGTTTCAGGAGGACGAAGCAGAGCAATGCTCTGCGGAGGAGAAGAGGAAAGAAACATGGGCGAGGCTAGAGAAGGCGGCAAGTATGAAGCCTGTAACTGGAAAGACAGCTGTTCTTGTAACTCCTTTAGCAACCTCCATTGCCTGCTAA